The Pelodiscus sinensis isolate JC-2024 chromosome 6, ASM4963464v1, whole genome shotgun sequence genome has a segment encoding these proteins:
- the ENC1 gene encoding ectoderm-neural cortex protein 1, translating into MSVSMHENRKSRASTGSINIYLFHKSSYADSVLTHLNLLRQQRLFTDVLLHAGNRSFPCHRAVLAACSRYFEAMFSGGLKESQASEVNFHNSIHPEVLELLLDYAYSSRVIINEENAESLLEAGDMLEFQDIRDACAEFLEKNLHPTNCLGMLLLSDAHQCTKLYELSWRMCLSNFQTISKSEDFLQLPKDMVVQLLSSEELETEDERLVYESAINWVNYDLNKRHCHLSELLQTVRLALLPAIYLMENVAMEELIAKQRKSKDIVEEAIRCKLKILQNDGVVTSLCARPRKTGHALFLLGGQTFMCDKLYLVDQKAKEIIPKADIPSPRKEFSACAIGCKVYITGGRGSENGVSKDVWVYDTLHEEWSKAAPMLVARFGHGSAELKHCLYVVGGHTAATGCLPASPSVSLKQVEQYDPVTNKWTMVAPLREGVSNAAVVSAKLKLFAFGGTSVSHDKLPKVQCYDQCENRWTVPATCPQPWRYTAAAVLGNQIFIMGGDTEFSACSAYKFNSETYQWTKVGDVTAKRMSCHAVASGNKLYVVGGYFGIQRCKTLDCYDPTLDVWNSITTVPYSLIPTAFVSTWKHLPS; encoded by the coding sequence ATGTCAGTCAGCATGCATGAGAACCGCAAATCTAGAGCCAGCACTGGCTCTATAAACATATATTTATTCCACAAATCGTCATATGCTGATAGTGTTCTTACTCACCTGAACCTTCTACGCCAACAACGGCTCTTTACAGATGTGCTTCTCCATGCTGGGAACAGATCATTCCCTTGCCACAGAGCTGTTCTAGCTGCATGTAGTCGCTATTTTGAAGCAATGTTCAGTGGAGGACTTAAGGAGAGCCAGGCCAGTGAAGTCAACTTCCATAATTCTATTCATCCAGAAGTCTTAGAACTTCTGCTGGACTATGCGTACTCCTCCAGGGTTATCATCAATGAGGAGAATGCAGAGTCCCTGCTAGAGGCTGGAGACATGTTAGAATTCCAGGATATCAGAGATGCTTGCGCAGAGTTTCTGGAGAAGAACCTTCATCCCACCAACTGTCTTGGCATGCTTCTGCTGTCAGATGCTCACCAGTGCACCAAGCTTTATGAACTCTCTTGGAGGATGTGTCTTAGCAACTTCCAAACCATCAGTAAAAGTGAAGATTTTCTCCAGTTGCCAAAAGACATGGTTGTGCAGCTCCTTTCCAGTGAAGAACTAGAAACAGAAGATGAAAGATTAGTATATGAGTCAGCTATTAACTGGGTTAACTATGATCTGAATAAGCGCCACTGTCATCTCTCTGAACTATTGCAAACTGTGAGACTGGCTCTCCTACCAGCCATTTACCTTATGGAGAATGTTGCAATGGAAGAACTTATCGCTAAGCAAAGGAAGAGTAAAGATATAGTAGAAGAAGCAATAAGATGCAAGTTAAAGATCTTACAGAATGATGGTGTAGTAACAAGTTTGTGTGCCAGGCCTCGCAAAACTGGCCATGCACTGTTTCTTCTTGGGGGCCAAACCTTTATGTGTGACAAGCTGTATCTGGTGGACCAAAAAGCAAAGGAGATCATTCCAAAGGCTGACATCCCAAGTCCACGGAAAGAGTTCAGTGCTTGTGCTATCGGCTGCAAGGTGTATATCACTGGGGGCCGGGGATCAGAAAATGGAGTCTCCAAAGATGTTTGGGTGTATGACACTCTTCATGAGGAGTGGTCAAAGGCTGCTCCCATGTTGGTGGCTAGGTTTGGGCATGGTTCTGCTGAACTCAAACACTGTTTGTATGTAGTAGGAGGGCACACCGCAGCAACTGGTTGCCTTCCAGCTTCCCCTTCTGTATCCTTAAAGCAAGTAGAACAGTATGACCCTGTGACCAACAAATGGACAATGGTTGCCCCACTTCGAGAAGGAGTAAGCAACGCGGCTGTAGTTAGTGCAAAGCTTAAGCTATTTGCATTTGGTGGCACCAGTGTTAGCCATGACAAGCTGCCCAAAGTTCAATGTTATGATCAATGTGAAAACAGATGGACAGTACCAGccacctgtccccagccctggcgCTACACAGCTGCAGCTGTTTTGGGTAACCAGATTTTTATTATGGGTGGAGATACTGAATTCTCCGCATGCTCAGCGTATAAATTCAACAGTGAAACATACCAGTGGACTAAGGTGGGAGATGTGACAGCTAAACGAATGAGCTGCCATGCAGTAGCATCTGGAAACAAACTGTATGTAGTTGGAGGTTATTTTGGAATTCAAAGATGCAAAACATTGGACTGCTATGATCCCACATTAGATGTATGGAACAGCATAACCACAGTGCCCTATTCGCTTATTCCCACAGCATTTGTCAGCACATGGAAACACCTCCCCTCATAA